tacattacagttacagttacaatgTGACTCAGACAGCTgtgatgtttcctgtctgttggTTTGTAAAGAgaaatgaagctgcagctggaaacactCACTCCCTGAGCTagcttatcttatcttaacttatcttagcttagcttagctgttagcctggctctgggtgaacagtgtgtgtgtgtgagtcagaaCAGCAGGGAAAGATCAAACTCTGGTTCTACATGTGGAGTATTGATCTGTTATtgatcagtatcagtatttcCACCCccagctgtcagtgtgtgtgtgtgtgtgtgtgtgtgtgtgtgtgttacttgtTCCAGTGGCTCTTGGAGTTCTTGTAGAGGGCAGGGAACATGATGGGGAGGATCTTTGCAGCGTTGTCGCTGATCAGACTCATGATGTACTCGTTGTTCCAGTAATACAGAGCTCTCTCTgcaacctacacacacacacacacacacacacacacacacacacacacaaacacacacacacacacacacacacacaaacacacaaacacacacacacacaacacacaacacacacacacacaacacacacacaaacacacacacacacacacacacacacacaaacacacacacacacacacacacacaaacacacacacacacacacacacacacacacacacacaaacacacaaacacacacacacacacacacacacacacacacacacacacaaacacacacacacacacacacacacacacacaaacacacacacacacacaccatcaggTCAGTTTATGTTGTAATTGTGTTCCAGATTCTGAAGTTTTAGTTGTAGTcttggttcaggttcaggttcaggttctggtaCCTGGAAGTGTGGGCTGGAGACACACTTGGCGAGCTGTCTGAAGAGCGGCTCCTGGACTTTGACGAACTCGGACGGCTCGATGACGTCCAGGATCTCCTCCAGCTCGTTCAGGAACATCACCTCCTTTGGACTGTGAGTCTTTGGCCAGAACTTCAGCAGACCCATGATCACCtgcaggggtcagaggtcatggctGTCAGGAAGTCAGAGTACAGAACCCCACCTACACCTACACCTGATCATTGATGACCCTGTTAAACAAGGTCCAACAACCTCCAGTCTGAGTTCCCGTCTCCATGACAACGGTCCAGCTGTGTTCACTGAAGTCCAGGTCAAATGAACTAACGATACTGTCAGATACTGTCACTGACGTTTATCTCCAGTGAatcaagctaacgttagctctgACTGATGATGTCAGTTAATGTGTCCACTCTCTGTACGTTACTATGGAAACACAACATCAcccatcattgtcatcatcatcatcatcatcatcaacagcagtTTTCACAgcgttgccatggaaacagacGGGATGTGTGCAGCAGACTCACCGGCTCTGTCAGACTGCTGTCCTTCTCCAGGAACTGAACCACACAGTACgccagctgcagacacacacacacacacacacacacacagcaaactgaGGTTAGACTGAGCCACACGTCACTCACTGACAtcactgatgacatcacagatgATGCCTCTCTGACCTGGGGGTGGTAGACGCTCAGAGACTTGACTTTGTGAAGCGGCAGAAGAACTCGAATCAGAAACATCTTGTGTTCTTCTTTCAGTGGTAACGCAAAGCCGTTGAttatactgagagagagacgacacacagttacacaaagagagagagtgtgtgtgtgtgtgtgtgtgtgtgtgtgtgtgtgtgtgttacctcccCAGTATTTCCAGCAGCTCAGCGATGCCATTGTGATGTTCTGTCTCGTAGATAAATCTGTAACACAACGACACATGGTTTTATTCAGTCACAGCTGTTTGTCagtataaataatgaattaattgatAACTGATCGTTATGATCGGAGACGTTTCCTCTGATGATTCATGACTGGATTTTCATGGTAAACTATTTATGGCTGAGACACTGAAACCTCCACAGCTcagctcccctctcctctctctcctctctcctctctctcctcctcctctctcctctctctcctctctcctccctcctcctcctctctctgacctgtAGAAGATGTTGTTGATCTGCCGGCGGATGTAGGCTCGGAGGCCCAGGAACTTCCCGTAGATGCGGTGGAGGATGGTTTTGAggaagtctctctctctgggatcttcactgtcaaacagctccagcagctttaacacacacattaaacctGGAGTCAGAGTTCAGTCTGAAGCGAAACACCAACACATTCACCTCCTGCTCAGAGACCTCGTCTTACCGACAGTACAAACTTTTGGTCGATGTATTTTTTGGCGACGTTTGGCTGGAAGTCTGGAGACTCCAGGAAGCGAAGGAAGAACTCGTACACCAgctgtggagacaaacacacGGCAGACATGTTGGATTCTGAAGCAGGttcacagagccacagagagcagcagagagctgaTGATCAGGTAATCACTGCgatcagctcctcctccatcagtccCTTAGtttcattctgtgtgttttcaacaGAGCGACgttcaaaaacaataaaactgtttaaaactgattctgttcattttcagaaaAACAACCACCTGAGAACTGATCTGATTTTAGAGAGAAGTCACTTCAACCATTAAAGAACTGAATAGAAAACCTCAGTCAGGTTCTGAAGTGTCTGTAGGACGAGACGTTTCTAAGTCCTTTAACCGTCTCTTCTCACATCCTCTGTTACTGCCTGACGCTGTAACTGTCGGCCATCTTtaaccagcagctcctccacagaAGCTGCTTCAGGTGCAGCAGGAGGAAACACTCCTCTGTTCCTTTTACAATAAACTTCCTACATGTGCAGCTGAAACTCAGCATCAGTTCATTCAGAGTTTTAACACTTTGTAGATTATTTCAGAGATcggacacacacaggtgtgttaCTGATGTTGGTCCATGATGATgagcagtgatgtgtgtgtgttaagctttacagtgtgtgttgatgggaCTGTGGTTGTGCTGTAGAAACAGTCACTCTCTGGAGTTTCTACCTCCTCCTGTTGTCGTGTTGTGACAGTGAACAGCTCGTcctgtgtgtgaggtgtgttaatgtgtgatGAGTttacagaggtcagaggtcagaggtgtgTACCTGCAGGTGAGGCCAGGCGGCCTCCAGTGTCGGCTCGTCCTCCTCAGGATCAAACTCTGCTCCGGTCGGGTTGGAGGACGGAGGAAGAGTCCGGAACAAGTTCAttgaaaactgaacaaacacacacagctgttactacaacacactgtgtgtgtctgtgtgtgtgtgtgcgtgtgttgtaAACCTGGTTGTGAGAGTGTTACAGAGTGTTTTACTGACAATAAAGATCATTTGTCATTAAAGAGAATTAGTAGAAATTAGTAGAGTAACATTAGAGTAACAGAGTAACATTAGCAACAGTGGTTGTGTGGTTCAGTGTTAAAGTAGAGGATCAGGTTCAGGTTGTGTGTCGGATGTCGTGTGTCGTCTCACCATGATGACGGCCTCAGGGTAGATGGACTCGGTCACCACGtcactgttgtgtgtgatgtACTCGACCATCTCGTTAAGCCCCGCCCTCTTCACCTCTTTATATTTGAGGTCGCTGAGCGGGTCGCTGACGAAGTCGAACAGGACGCAGCACTGACGCAGCTTCTGCACAAACAGCTCCTCACGGTCTATCGGAGGGGCATCTGAGAGGGGCAACAAGAGGGGAGGGGTcagcaccacagaagaagacaaCTGAcctttacttcctgtttctcttcttctctgaaaGAAACTGAACTTCCTGTTAAACCTCGTTAGAgctgattcacacacactgagacacacactctctctctctcacacacacacacacacacacacacaataacaacacaacatgtgGAGACGTTTCCTTTCTACCAGGTGTTTGCAGATAGAAGTCGTCTCCTCCTCCGTTTCCTGCTGCAGGTTCAACTCtgttctgacctttgacctctgagctTTATTTTGTTCCTCACAGTCGTAAACTCTGTCCACACTCTCTGACCTGGTTCCtgtggaggaggtagaggaggttCTGGTCTGTGTGACCAAACCACATCTCACAGAGTCAGCTCCTGGTTCTGTCTCACCTTCACTCTCCATGCTGGTGTTCACCTTTCTGCTCTGTCGGACATTTCAGTCCACAACATTCTCTAACATTCTGACTTTGATCTTAAACCAGAGGGAGGTTTTAGTtgtcagacgtctggatcttcaggaTCAGAGAAACGTTCTGAGTCCATCAAAGATCCTCACAtttaacatcaaactgttttactggttttaatcaggtggtctgtttgttgtggagaggaggagacctcaTCAACACTGAAGGAACCTGAACCTACAGGTGAAACAGATTCAGGTTCATGATGATCTGTTCAGTGGTCACTTCTCTCTGGATGAATCTAATAGAACAGCTgaacaagagaagaaataaCTTCAACACTGATCTCAGACCACCTGTTTCTGTTCACAGTAACTGAACCATCTATAAAGCAGCTGAGGTTTCCTGTCTTGTCAGTCGACAGGATTCAAACCTGTGACGTCTCTGATGATTCTCTGTGTGACGATGTTAAAACTGTAACATGACGACAACAGGTTGCTGaatcacactctgatcacacacctgaaacactGATATCACCATGGAAACCAGCTCTGTCTGCACcgcattacacacacacacacacacacacacactctcactctgcagcttgttcctGTTCATGTATTTAGATTCTGgaaacattatatatatatatatatatatatatatggtgaCTGATACAAATCTAAAtctctggagctgctgcagtgagtcagtgtgtcCACAACAATGTttgtacagagacagagctttttattaaagagtcagatccttttagtttagagtctggtagagatatacagagaggtttctggttaaactaaaaggatctgactctttaataaaaagagCAACAGATCAAAGAATCTGtggacaacaaacacacaaacaggtcaTATCTTTTTCTAATATCTGTCCACTAGGAGGCGCTACAGGTCTCTCTTCACTCCAGTTAATTGCTGACAGCTCATCATGTGTTTGTGGTAAATATCACTGCACTGTCTCctcatctttattttatcatgTGTGAACATCAGACGCAGCTGGATGTCCTGGCTCAGCGTTAGGTTCAGATCAGTGTCTAGTGTCTCAGTGTTACCTTTGAGTGCAGGCagtttctgcagctctctgttctTGGTCAGGCTGAAGCGGGACGAGCTCTGGCGTCGCTCCTTCTTCACCAGCTGAGGACCTCCAGAGTATTTGATCTTGTTGAGCTGAGTGGGAGGAGGCGTGCTGTTACTGGGACGCTTACTGccgctctgctgctgctgctgggcctgcacacacacacacacacacacacacacacacacacacacacagaacagaacaggttTACAGCAGATTGTCTGTTAAACTTCCCTTCACTGATGCATCCTGGGAGTTGTAGTTCTGTGGTGAACTCCATCACACCCTGAGCTCTGACTTGGGCTCCACCCACCTCATCGTTGTTGCTATGGTTAAGCCTAGCATTTACACCTGCACATGCTCAGTGAAGGTGAGCAGTCAGGTGATTTCAGGTGTGTTAGTGTGGACAGGTTCAGCGGTGGGTGTCTGCTGAGGATCTGACcacaggtacaaacacacacatgttcacagtgactgactgactgcagcttCACTGATCCAGCCACATCATTCTGAACAAACATGACCTCTGATGTGACTCGTCTCGTGCTCTGATCCTAACGAGTGAATTCACTGCTGACTGAATAAAGTTTTAATTCTGGTCAGAAAACTCTCCGTTTGAGCACAGTGATGCAGGTGAACAACATCACAGTGGTTCTCCTGgtgtggctaatgttagcagggCTAACACCTTACAGGTTAACATCCACATACCTGAgctgaatgtgtctgtgttacagTGAGTACTTCATGTTGTAGCTGCCTGGACGTATAGTGAGAATTATTACACCCTGTACAGTGCACTCAAGAGAAAATATACAGGAGttaaaatacaaagagaaaatCAGAATAAACGTTACAATGCAGAGCAAAGAAGTGAGTGAAGTTTCACATCACTTCAGTCCAGTGGTTTTATGTCTGATTATTCAGACGCAGCCTGAACACAATGTCTTCTCACTTAGAAACAGTAGTGAGGACAGtaaacctttgacctttgacctcgtTACAGGAGGCTGCAGGTAAACTACACCTGAACCTGATCACCTGCTCCTCAGtaacagtctgagtctgagacCAGGACTCCACAGAGTCCTCAAGACCTGACACAAGATAACCTGCTGcctctgcactgtaaaaaataacatcCGTCATATTTTACAGCGTGCAGCTCTTCAGTTCCTGATGACGACTTGTTCCTTAAACGCATCATTTAAAGAACGACAGTGATGTTtaccagctgctgtttcctctcagaTCACAGACTCACTCTGATTTAagcatgaacaaacacacacagacgacaACTGACAACTATAACAACATTACTCTGATTATAATCAATATCATCTGTAACATTACTGATTATAATCAATATCAGGAAGTTAGAAACTTTCCTGTATCAGCAGCGGCTTCTTGTTCAGTTTACAACACCTGAGGAACAGGTGAGGTTTCCTCGCTCCATCTTCTCTGAATGATTCAGTGACACGACCTCAAAACGTTACCTGACTACAGGTGCAGGGTTTctactttctctctgtttcaattctctgtctcttcctctaaTGTTCTGACTCTGATCTTAAACCACATGAAGGGTTTTAGTTCtcaatgaatgagtgagtgaatgaatgagtgaatgaatgaatggtgcAGTAAAGAGGATGTAGTGtggtcacaggtgtgtgtttagCAGCTCAGTCGATCAGAACTATCAGTTTAATAAAGTttagtgttgttgtgttgtgttgttgtgttgttgtgttgttgtgttgtgttgtgtaacaTCACTCTGACTGCCTGTGTGTTACTAccagtgaacagcagcagctctgtttccCTGCAGACGTTACTCGGAGCATGTGACCCTGAACGCCTCACGCCGTGACTCcatcatgtgttttgtgttttaaagttCACACTCACCTCGTCCGAGCTCTCTGTGGCCGCATCCTTCCCTCCGCTGCTGTTACTGTTCTTTGTGCTGCTTTTGGCAGATTTGGTCGTTTCCTtttgaaacacagaggaaacgACTTTAAACCAACTGTTAATATTCATGTTAAACTGCAGCAAACGTTACgactctctcctcttcatcagaCAGTGAAAATGGTTTCAATAATTTCACCCACAGAGACGGATTTAATCTGTATATATAATCTGTATATTCAGTCTGATGATGGTCACTGCTCATCACATTCACTCATCCTTCACTTTTCACTTTATCCTTCACATTTTAATCTCCAACAAGAACAACTAAGAAtcacaaactttatttaaacagcacTTTTCTTAGCTATGTTAGAGAGAGGAAGTCtgaagagagagtgaagaaTCACCTGCAGGCCTCCACCCACAGGTACAGAGAGTCCTGATGTAATCGGATACATCTGGAGTAATGCGTGGATGTGGTTTGGTGCTGGAGTCATTGAAGGCAGCATCAGCTCAGTAGGAAACAGTTTTATTAGAGTTTATTCAGGTTTCAGGTTTGTCTTCTGTCTCCCGTGTTCTTCTGTTGACTGGAGGTTTGAACTGTCTGAACCTACAATAAGActgttctggttctggttctgagTCAGTTTAGTCTCTGATCCTGATCAGAGTTCTACTCCTCCATTCACCATCCCCAGGCTGTGATATGAACCTGAGCAtgtccctgctgctgcagactcaCAGTCATGATGCTGTTGATGTGTGAACTACAGACGGCATTCAGATACTCAGCGATTAGACAGTGACTCGTCTGTTCCTTCAACAGgaaggaaactgtccaaatcatctcctcatctcctctgtttctgaCCTAGGACCAGAGATCCTGACCTCAGACTGAGCGAGGACAGAAGACATCTGATTACTGCACaacaacaggctgtaaacttcaCCACCCGGCCTCTGAGatcaggtgtcaggtgagttctacctgtCTGCTCACAGGTGTACTGAGAGTTAACAGCAGGAGAGCAGGACACAAACTTCATGTCTTCAGTCCAAAGAGGAGACGAGAGGTTTAAACTTTCACCAGATTAAACTCCAGACCTCATGTTCACAGCAGCTCCCAGCACTTTATCACCACATCTACGAATAACTAACACAGAGACTTGATAATGATTCAGTCAGTTGATCAATTAATCGATTTCTTGTTTcagtctttctgttttctgattaattttctttgacTTTAACACAGCTGCATGTTCACTGAGAGTTCACCGTCGTTCTGAACCCGTATTATTAATATCATTAAACCTGTGGAAAATCTGGAGCAGAAAATCAACGCAGACCCAGAGACACTACAACATCACGTCAAGTCATTTAGATTTGACATTAGCAGCAGACAAACCCTGAGACGGTTCAGACTCGGTCCGGACCTGGTTTCTGGCAGAACCTGGATCACCTCCATAAACACCCAGTGATTCCAAAGCTGACACCTCTGCaggagctaacagctaacagctaacagcatCTTTAATGGAGGCTCACATGCATGAATGAGTCACAGACACTTTAACACCGAGCCCAGCCTGCTTTCTGCCCGATGAATAATTGAAGGGAGCGGGCAGCGGTTCCTCCCCGGAGCTccggcagcagcagcctgttcACCTCACCTGCTGGCTCCCGGGCAGGAACCAGCCCGCCTCCCGGTTCAAACGGCTGGACGCGGTCTTTAATGTGCAGTTTAAGCTAAATGAGGCGTCTGAGCTGCGGACACGGAAGGAGACGACCGGAGACACGGACTTTTACTGCGGCTAGCAACTCTGCGGCTAGCGGTTAGCTTAGCCGTCCTATGCTAGCGGGGCCTTAGCATGTTAGCTCGGTAAAATATAACGACTGAAGTCTGAACTGGACTAAATAACGGCAGCTTCGCCGCCTCCCGCTCATATCTCCGTGTAAGACGGGTCGTGTTGCCGTCATGTAACCGCACACTCACCTTTTCCTTCTTGGTTTTGTTCGGCATCTTGACTGTGAGGCAGGGTGTTCTTCACGGAGGATCCGTGATGCTCTTCCCCGGGACTCAGACGCTGTCACTCGGTCTGTCTCCGATCCCTGCGCCCGTTCCCGACTCGAAGCATCTGATTGGTTGCCGCGGTGTAAACCTGCCTAGTGACGTGCGCGGCGAtttttctgattggctgtccGTGAGTTTGGTGATGAGGGTGAGGCAGGACTTCAGGCTTCCTTCCCCAGCAACAAAACACCTTCAAcctgatgatacccagctgtgTCTGACCACAGGGTCggactcctccacctcctccacccacagCTCCTCTTCAACACCGAGCCTCACGGCAACTGACCTCTCAAAGGCGGGAGATACAGTACAGCATCAGGTACTCAGCAACCAGGACCACCAGGACCACCAAgacccccccacacacatacatacataaataagaAAGTAAATGTCAGGAGTTTATCTGCTTTAATAAGAATAAAaccctctgtctgctgcttctgctctgaGAGGAAATCGACCTGTAGAGAAACTCccactgatgaagaccatgagctgctgctgagagctCTGGATCAGGCCAACACACACCTTTGATGAATTACTGTGAGAAcacacctgaactgatcattAACTTTGTCCAGGTGAGAGCTCAGGTAATGgatgcttctctctctccaaattttattcaaactcacaaaactttatTCATTCTGAATTCTAAAGACCCCACATCTGTCAGAACGTCTGCAGCTACAACCTGAGTGAGACAGAAATCTTTCCtagatgtttttattcacaCTTGTCTCAGACGTGTTTTCATGATGTGATTCATTCGTTCACATCTGTCTCATGTTGTCACCTGTTCAGGATCAGTGAGGTCACATTAAACCTACTGATCAGTATCAGCTGAGTGAACAGGTAGTCTGCCTCTGAGCCCTCACCCTGAAGAGTTGCTGGTTCCACTCTCGGTCATGATGGGTTCTGATCCCTCAGACAGGACTGACAGGCAGCTACAGGATCTGAACTCACctcaaatcaaaaacacaaaaacacgtgtctttctgtttcagctgacTTTATTTCTTCACATTACTTCACAACAAActtcagtttcttcttttgttcaTGACTGgatttttctgtgtctgtatgttctGTACGTCCTGAACCAGGTTTCATGGTTTAACTTCTGTCCTCCTGGTTTTATCAGACACATCAGCAGAGTCAAACCCAGGagctgagaaaacaaactgtttctagaaaaagtctttaaatacacagagctctactgaaataaaacagtcaaacagtttAAACATTATGTTTCCCACACTGAGCTGATCTCTTACCTTCTCTGCAGCAGACTGGTCCACGATGATGTCAACTGTGAAACAAAGTCCACATGAAAACCTCTGAACAATCaaaactcccacacacactcaaacataccGTTACAAGACAATAAGACAAAAACTGATCCATCCAAGGGACTGAAGCGTTTTAACATCAGttcattcaaacacattaaaacaagaGAATGGTGGAGCTTGATTCCTCAGAGGTGGATCCAGTCTGTGACACCTGGAAACAAGACTTTACCTGAAGCTGGAGGAAACCAGGTCGACTGGGGAATAA
This genomic window from Lates calcarifer isolate ASB-BC8 unplaced genomic scaffold, TLL_Latcal_v3 scaffold_6_14, whole genome shotgun sequence contains:
- the LOC108882368 gene encoding serine/threonine-protein phosphatase 2A 56 kDa regulatory subunit delta isoform, which produces MPNKTKKEKETTKSAKSSTKNSNSSGGKDAATESSDEAQQQQQSGSKRPSNSTPPPTQLNKIKYSGGPQLVKKERRQSSSRFSLTKNRELQKLPALKDAPPIDREELFVQKLRQCCVLFDFVSDPLSDLKYKEVKRAGLNEMVEYITHNSDVVTESIYPEAVIMFSMNLFRTLPPSSNPTGAEFDPEEDEPTLEAAWPHLQLVYEFFLRFLESPDFQPNVAKKYIDQKFVLSLLELFDSEDPRERDFLKTILHRIYGKFLGLRAYIRRQINNIFYRFIYETEHHNGIAELLEILGSIINGFALPLKEEHKMFLIRVLLPLHKVKSLSVYHPQLAYCVVQFLEKDSSLTEPVIMGLLKFWPKTHSPKEVMFLNELEEILDVIEPSEFVKVQEPLFRQLAKCVSSPHFQVAERALYYWNNEYIMSLISDNAAKILPIMFPALYKNSKSHWNKTIHGLIYNALKLFMEMNQKLFDDCTQQYKAEKQKEKYKLKEREEIWHKIEELARQNPQSNKLHPLRPGLHPQDEYMLYSDSTVAVYSMETETPTAEDIQLLKKTVETEASQGLKDLKKDKVLMRRKSELPQDVYTIKALEAHKRAEEYLTANQEAL